Proteins from a genomic interval of Euleptes europaea isolate rEulEur1 chromosome 18, rEulEur1.hap1, whole genome shotgun sequence:
- the TUBG1 gene encoding tubulin gamma-1 chain — MPREIITLQLGQCGNQIGFEFWKQLCAEHGISPEGIVEEFATEGTDRKDVFFYQADDEHYIPRAVLLDLEPRVIHSILNSPYAKLYNPENIYLSEHGGGAGNNWASGFSQGEKIHEDIFDIIDREADGSDSLEGFVLCHSIAGGTGSGLGSYLLERLNDRYPKKLVQTYSVFPNQDEMSDVVVQPYNSLLTLKRLTQNADCVVVLDNTALNRIATDRLHIQNPTFSQINQLVSTIMSASTTTLRYPGYMNNDLIGLIASLIPTPRLHFLITGYTPLTTDQAVASVRKTTVLDVMRRLLQPKNVMVSMGRDRQTNHCYIAILNIIQGEVDPTQVHKSLQRIRERKLANFIPWGPASIQVALSRKSPYLPSAHRVSGLMMANHTNISSLFERTCHQYDKLRKREAFLEQFRKEDIFKENFDELDDSRKVVQELIDEYHAATRPDYISWGTQEQ; from the exons ATGCCCAGGGAGATCATCACCTTGCAGCTGGGCCAGTGCGGCAACCAGA TCGGCTTCGAGTTCTGGAAGCAGCTGTGCGCCGAGCACGGCATCAGCCCCGAGGGCATCGTGGAGGAGTTCGCCACGGAAGGCACCGACCGCAAGGACGTCTTCTTCTACCAG GCAGATGATGAGCACTATATCCCACGAGCTGTTCTCCTGGACCTGGAGCCACGAGTCATTCATTCCATCCTGAACTCCCCATATGCAAAGCTGTACAACCCAGAGAACATCTACCTGTCTGAGCATGGTGGTGGGGCTGGGAACAACTGGGCCAGTGGCTTTTCCCAG GGTGAAAAGATCCATGAAGATATCTTTGACATTATAGACCGAGAAGCTGATGGCAGTGACAGTTTAGAG GGCTTTGTGCTGTGCCATTCCATCGCAGGTGGGACTGGATCAGGCTTAGGCTCTTATCTGCTTGAGAGATTGAATGACAG GTACCCCAAGAAACTGGTGCAGACGTATTCGGTCTTCCCCAACCAAGACGAGATGAGTGATGTGGTGGTGCAGCCATACAACTCTCTCTTGACACTCAAACGGCTGACCCAGAACGCTGATTGTGTG GTGGTTCTAGACAACACTGCTCTGAATCGCATCGCCACTGACAGACTACACATCCAGAACCCCACTTTCTCCCAGATCAACCAGCTG GTCTCCACCATTATGTCTGCCAGCACGACCACCTTGCGTTATCCCGGCTACATGAATAACGATCTGATTGGGCTCATTGCCTCCCTCATCCCTACCCCCAGGTTGCACTTCCTGATCACAGGGTACACGCCCCTCACCACGGACCAGGCT GTGGCCAGTGTGCGCAAAACCACCGTCCTTGATGTCATGCGGAGACTTCTGCAACCCAAGAATGTCATGGTCTCCATGGGGCGTGATCGACAGACAAACCACTGCTACATTGCTATCCTCAACATAATCCAGGGGGAAGTGGACCCCACCCAG GTCCATAAGAGCTTGCAGCGGATTCGGGAACGGAAGCTGGCCAATTTCATCCCTTGGGGCCCAGCCAGCATCCAAGTGGCGCTTTCCAGGAAGTCTCCGTACTTACCTTCAGCTCACAGGGTCAGTGGTCTGATGATGGCCAATCACACCAACATTTCCTCG CTCTTTGAACGCACCTGCCATCAGTATGACAAACTCCGCAAGCGTGAAGCCTTCCTGGAGCAATTCCGCAAGGAAGACATATTCAAAGAGAACTTTGATGAACTTGATGACTCCCGCAAGGTTGTCCAGGAGCTGATTGACGAATACCACGCTGCCACTCGGCCTGACTACATCTCCTGGGGCACGCAAGAGCAGTGA